One Proteiniborus ethanoligenes genomic window carries:
- a CDS encoding Fe-S-containing hydro-lyase, with translation MTVKLIETPLTKEVLRELKAGDVVSLTGTVYTGRDAAHKRMMEALNKGEALPFDIKDSIIYYVGPTPAKPGKVIGSAGPTTSYRMDTMTIPLLELGLGGMIGKGLRSKEVIESMKKNETVYFAAVGGAGALIASSVKESEVIAYDDLGTEAIRKLTVENMPLIVCIDIYGNNLYENTK, from the coding sequence ATGACTGTTAAACTTATAGAAACTCCATTAACAAAGGAAGTTTTAAGAGAACTAAAAGCAGGAGATGTAGTATCTCTTACGGGTACTGTATATACTGGAAGAGATGCGGCACACAAAAGAATGATGGAAGCATTAAATAAAGGAGAAGCTTTACCTTTTGATATAAAAGATTCTATAATATATTATGTAGGCCCAACTCCAGCAAAGCCTGGAAAAGTAATTGGTTCTGCTGGACCTACAACAAGCTACAGAATGGACACTATGACCATACCTTTGCTTGAATTGGGCTTAGGGGGCATGATAGGAAAAGGATTAAGAAGTAAGGAAGTAATAGAAAGCATGAAAAAAAATGAAACTGTATATTTTGCAGCAGTAGGTGGAGCAGGCGCATTGATAGCAAGCTCAGTTAAAGAGTCAGAAGTAATAGCCTATGATGATTTAGGCACAGAAGCCATAAGAAAACTAACAGTAGAAAATATGCCATTAATAGTATGTATAGATATTTATGGTAACAATTTATATGAAAATACAAAATAA
- a CDS encoding fumarate hydratase yields the protein MRQIDVEIIQKLVAEKCISSNIYIEEDIQEAFINAKKAETSSVGNMVLDMLIKNAEVAKENETPLCQDTGMVVAFVEVGQEVHFTNGSITDAINKGVIDGYREGYLRKSVVEDPLIRNNTKDNSPAVIYYNIVPGDKVKIELMFKGFGSENMSQIKMLKPSDGEEGVVDFVLKAVKEAGPNPCPPIIVGVGIGGTMDKAANLAKHALIRPIGSKNNKEHLAKLEEKLLEKINALGIGPQGLGGLTTALDVHVEAYPTHIAGLPVAVNINCHSSRHSTIIL from the coding sequence ATGCGACAAATAGATGTAGAGATTATTCAAAAGCTAGTTGCTGAAAAATGTATATCTTCTAACATTTATATTGAAGAGGATATACAGGAAGCTTTTATAAATGCAAAAAAGGCAGAGACTTCATCAGTAGGAAACATGGTTTTAGACATGCTGATAAAAAATGCTGAAGTAGCAAAGGAAAATGAAACACCATTATGTCAAGATACGGGCATGGTAGTAGCTTTCGTAGAGGTTGGACAAGAGGTTCACTTTACTAATGGTAGTATAACTGATGCTATAAATAAAGGTGTTATAGATGGCTATAGGGAAGGGTATTTAAGAAAATCTGTAGTAGAAGACCCACTAATAAGAAATAACACTAAAGATAATTCTCCAGCAGTTATATATTATAATATTGTACCTGGTGATAAGGTTAAAATAGAGCTTATGTTTAAAGGCTTTGGAAGCGAAAACATGAGTCAAATAAAGATGCTAAAGCCATCAGATGGAGAAGAGGGCGTAGTAGATTTCGTTCTTAAAGCAGTTAAAGAAGCAGGACCTAATCCATGTCCTCCTATAATAGTAGGAGTAGGCATTGGTGGCACAATGGATAAAGCAGCTAATTTAGCTAAACATGCCTTAATAAGACCAATTGGATCAAAAAACAATAAAGAGCATCTAGCTAAGCTAGAAGAAAAATTATTAGAAAAGATTAATGCTTTAGGCATAGGACCTCAAGGTTTAGGAGGGTTAACCACAGCCTTAGATGTACATGTAGAAGCATATCCTACTCATATAGCAGGCTTACCAGTAGCAGTAAATATAAATTGCCATTCTTCAAGGCATAGTACAATAATTCTATAG
- a CDS encoding NAD(P)-dependent malic enzyme: protein MKDYNKLSLEMHRNNKGKVSIQSKVKVENKDDLSIAYTPGVAQPCKEIANDQEKVYEYTFKSNTVAVVSDGTAVLGLGDIGPYGAIPVMEGKSILFKAYADVDAFPICLKTTDTEEIIRTVKLLEPVFGGINLEDIAAPKCFEIEKRLDEELDIPVFHDDQHGTAIVVLAGLINGLKLAEKEFKDLEVVINGSGAAGIAIAKLLLSVGVKDVILCDRKGAISKNRQDLNPIKKEMAEITNKASLDGELKDVIVGKNVFIGVSSADCLTKEMVKTMGEKSMIFAMANPIPEIMPDDAKEAGAFIVGTGRSDFANQINNVLAFPGIFRGALDVRASRITQNMKIQAAYGIANIVKEEELNVDMIIPSPFNKEVAIAVAEAVKKAAIDDGVARV from the coding sequence ATGAAGGATTATAATAAGCTTTCGTTAGAAATGCATAGAAATAATAAGGGCAAGGTAAGTATTCAAAGTAAAGTTAAGGTAGAAAATAAAGATGATTTATCCATAGCATATACTCCAGGAGTAGCTCAACCCTGTAAAGAAATAGCTAATGATCAAGAAAAAGTATATGAATACACTTTTAAAAGCAACACTGTTGCTGTAGTAAGTGATGGGACAGCAGTATTAGGCTTAGGAGATATAGGACCCTATGGTGCAATTCCAGTTATGGAAGGAAAATCCATATTATTTAAAGCCTATGCAGATGTAGATGCTTTTCCTATTTGCTTGAAAACAACTGATACTGAAGAAATAATTAGAACAGTAAAATTGCTTGAGCCAGTATTTGGAGGCATCAACCTAGAAGATATAGCAGCACCTAAATGCTTTGAAATAGAAAAAAGACTAGATGAGGAATTAGACATACCAGTATTTCATGATGACCAGCATGGAACAGCTATAGTAGTATTAGCTGGACTTATTAATGGATTAAAATTAGCAGAAAAAGAGTTTAAGGATTTAGAAGTAGTCATAAATGGTTCTGGAGCAGCAGGTATTGCAATAGCTAAGTTATTATTAAGTGTTGGAGTTAAGGATGTAATATTGTGTGATAGAAAAGGAGCCATATCTAAAAATAGACAGGATTTAAACCCAATAAAAAAAGAAATGGCTGAAATAACTAATAAAGCTTCACTAGATGGTGAATTAAAGGATGTAATAGTTGGTAAAAATGTGTTCATAGGAGTGTCGTCAGCAGATTGCTTAACAAAGGAAATGGTAAAAACAATGGGTGAAAAATCCATGATATTTGCAATGGCAAACCCTATACCAGAGATTATGCCAGATGATGCAAAGGAAGCAGGGGCCTTCATAGTAGGCACAGGAAGATCTGACTTTGCTAATCAAATAAATAACGTACTGGCATTCCCAGGCATATTTAGAGGTGCTTTAGACGTAAGAGCTAGTAGAATCACCCAAAACATGAAGATACAAGCAGCCTATGGAATAGCAAATATAGTTAAAGAAGAAGAGCTAAATGTAGATATGATAATACCGAGTCCATTTAACAAGGAAGTTGCAATAGCAGTGGCAGAAGCAGTAAAAAAAGCTGCTATAGATGATGGAGTGGCTAGAGTATAG